In Mercurialis annua linkage group LG6, ddMerAnnu1.2, whole genome shotgun sequence, the following are encoded in one genomic region:
- the LOC126688116 gene encoding squamosa promoter-binding-like protein 6 isoform X1, whose protein sequence is MESWRYTTSEGKGFPFSDEIDLSIDAFGRGRKSLSGWDGESVENLEFIDFGFSEIHRKPFYGSGNTDFGVISNSSEVGFDSSSNNMIASNSSLESGSNHSNSIMEANSQDSSSLIDLKLGRFGDGKDVVENSKFLKERSVVSSVTTNFQAKKARTVSSRTRAPLCQVYGCNKDLSSLKDYHKRHKVCEVHSKTPKVIVNGVEQRFCQQCSRFHLLVEFDDIKRSCRKRLAGHNERRRKPQFGSLSGRPVKLLQSYQAGTKLLGTPLPKRASFLFPNMLPGGTIHPEKYEQANIYRPAKLEEKSIHNTNGQLLPKSFLHLHSNGIQNTSGISPPTEEFSMFDTTSTIHELAGASHSGCALSLLSAESQGFSHSAGMVMARPLINQTSRSHQIVGSSDKSSLGSSEKYVADVFHPSGMNFLKPNHMRSSMISCSGRATNIEIGPDEFLQDQQEPAFLNNKYSLTSDNEYTVNLLELSSHFHRVEQQRNSIQVKHEIEDCSSFLTTYGT, encoded by the exons ATGGAATCTTGGCGCTATACTACTAGTGAAGGAAAAGGATTTCCTTTTTCAGATGAGATTGATTTATCTATTGATGCATTTGGGAGAGGGAGGAAATCTTTATCAGGATGGGATGGTGAATCTGTTGAGAATTTGGAGTTTATAGATTTCGGTTTTTCTGAAATTCACCGAAAACCATTTTATGGTAGTGGCAACACAGATTTTGGGGTTATTAGTAATAGTAGTGAAGTTGGTTTTGATTCTAGTAGTAATAATATGATTGCTTCAAATTCATCACTCGAATCCGGGTCTAATCATTCTAATTCTATCATGGAAGCTAACAGTCAGGATTCGTCGTCGTTAATCGATTTGAAGCTAGGAAGATTTGGTGATGGCAAAGATGTAGTGGAGAATAGTAAGTTCTTGAAAGAAAGATCAGTTGTATCTTCTGTTACAACAAATTTTCAGGCAAAGAAAGCTAGAACAGTGAGTTCACGTACTCGGGCTCCACTTTGTCAGGTTTATGGTTGTAATAAGGATCTCAGTTCGTTGAAGGATTATCATAAGAGACATAAAGTTTGTGAGGTTCATTCGAAGACTCCGAAAGTTATTGTCAATGGTGTGGAGCAGAGGTTTTGTCAGCAGTGCAGCAG GTTTCATTTACTAGTTGAATTTGACGATATTAAGCGTAGTTGTCGTAAACGCCTAGCAGGCCATAATGAACGTAGAAGGAAACCTCAGTTTGGTTCTCTCTCTGGCAGGCCAGTTAAGTTATTGCAGTCGTATCAAG CAGGTACCAAATTATTGGGAACTCCATTGCCCAAGAGAGCTTCATTTCTATTCCCAAATATGCTTCCTGGTGGTACTATTCACCCAGAGAAATATGAGCAGGCTAACATCTATAGACCTGCAAAATTGGAGGAGAAATCAATTCACAATACAAATGGGCAGTTGCTTCCGAAATCTTTTCTTCATTTGCATAGCAACGGGATCCAAAACACTTCCGGAATCTCTCCACCAACTGAAGAATTCTCTATGTTTGATACAACATCAACTATTCACGAGTTGGCTGGAGCCTCGCATTCCGGTTGTGCTCTCTCTCTTCTGTCAGCCGAATCACAGGGCTTTAGCCATTCAGCAGGAATGGTAATGGCTAGGCCCTTGATCAATCAAACCAGTCGTTCCCATCAGATTGTGGGTTCTTCTGACAAATCATCTCTAGGGTCCTCAGAGAAGTATGTGGCAGATGTCTTTCATCCATCTGGAATGAATTTCCTTAAACCGAACCATATGCGGTCGTCGATGATTTCTTGTTCGGGCCGTGCTACTAACATTGAAATTGGACCAGATGAATTTCTTCAAGATCAACAAGAGCCAGCCTTTTTGAACAACAAATATTCTTTAACTTCTGATAATGAATATACTGTGAATTTGCTGGAACTGTCATCTCATTTTCATAGAGTGGAGCAACAGAGGAATTCCATTCAAGTTAAGCATGAAATTGAAGATTGTTCCAGTTTCCTTACCACTTACGGGACATAA
- the LOC126688116 gene encoding squamosa promoter-binding-like protein 6 isoform X2: MESWRYTTSEGKGFPFSDEIDLSIDAFGRGRKSLSGWDGESVENLEFIDFGFSEIHRKPFYGSGNTDFGVISNSSEVGFDSSSNNMIASNSSLESGSNHSNSIMEANSQDSSSLIDLKLGRFGDGKDVVENSKFLKERSVVSSVTTNFQAKKARTVSSRTRAPLCQVYGCNKDLSSLKDYHKRHKVCEVHSKTPKVIVNGVEQRFCQQCSRFHLLVEFDDIKRSCRKRLAGHNERRRKPQFGSLSGRPVKLLQSYQGTKLLGTPLPKRASFLFPNMLPGGTIHPEKYEQANIYRPAKLEEKSIHNTNGQLLPKSFLHLHSNGIQNTSGISPPTEEFSMFDTTSTIHELAGASHSGCALSLLSAESQGFSHSAGMVMARPLINQTSRSHQIVGSSDKSSLGSSEKYVADVFHPSGMNFLKPNHMRSSMISCSGRATNIEIGPDEFLQDQQEPAFLNNKYSLTSDNEYTVNLLELSSHFHRVEQQRNSIQVKHEIEDCSSFLTTYGT, from the exons ATGGAATCTTGGCGCTATACTACTAGTGAAGGAAAAGGATTTCCTTTTTCAGATGAGATTGATTTATCTATTGATGCATTTGGGAGAGGGAGGAAATCTTTATCAGGATGGGATGGTGAATCTGTTGAGAATTTGGAGTTTATAGATTTCGGTTTTTCTGAAATTCACCGAAAACCATTTTATGGTAGTGGCAACACAGATTTTGGGGTTATTAGTAATAGTAGTGAAGTTGGTTTTGATTCTAGTAGTAATAATATGATTGCTTCAAATTCATCACTCGAATCCGGGTCTAATCATTCTAATTCTATCATGGAAGCTAACAGTCAGGATTCGTCGTCGTTAATCGATTTGAAGCTAGGAAGATTTGGTGATGGCAAAGATGTAGTGGAGAATAGTAAGTTCTTGAAAGAAAGATCAGTTGTATCTTCTGTTACAACAAATTTTCAGGCAAAGAAAGCTAGAACAGTGAGTTCACGTACTCGGGCTCCACTTTGTCAGGTTTATGGTTGTAATAAGGATCTCAGTTCGTTGAAGGATTATCATAAGAGACATAAAGTTTGTGAGGTTCATTCGAAGACTCCGAAAGTTATTGTCAATGGTGTGGAGCAGAGGTTTTGTCAGCAGTGCAGCAG GTTTCATTTACTAGTTGAATTTGACGATATTAAGCGTAGTTGTCGTAAACGCCTAGCAGGCCATAATGAACGTAGAAGGAAACCTCAGTTTGGTTCTCTCTCTGGCAGGCCAGTTAAGTTATTGCAGTCGTATCAAG GTACCAAATTATTGGGAACTCCATTGCCCAAGAGAGCTTCATTTCTATTCCCAAATATGCTTCCTGGTGGTACTATTCACCCAGAGAAATATGAGCAGGCTAACATCTATAGACCTGCAAAATTGGAGGAGAAATCAATTCACAATACAAATGGGCAGTTGCTTCCGAAATCTTTTCTTCATTTGCATAGCAACGGGATCCAAAACACTTCCGGAATCTCTCCACCAACTGAAGAATTCTCTATGTTTGATACAACATCAACTATTCACGAGTTGGCTGGAGCCTCGCATTCCGGTTGTGCTCTCTCTCTTCTGTCAGCCGAATCACAGGGCTTTAGCCATTCAGCAGGAATGGTAATGGCTAGGCCCTTGATCAATCAAACCAGTCGTTCCCATCAGATTGTGGGTTCTTCTGACAAATCATCTCTAGGGTCCTCAGAGAAGTATGTGGCAGATGTCTTTCATCCATCTGGAATGAATTTCCTTAAACCGAACCATATGCGGTCGTCGATGATTTCTTGTTCGGGCCGTGCTACTAACATTGAAATTGGACCAGATGAATTTCTTCAAGATCAACAAGAGCCAGCCTTTTTGAACAACAAATATTCTTTAACTTCTGATAATGAATATACTGTGAATTTGCTGGAACTGTCATCTCATTTTCATAGAGTGGAGCAACAGAGGAATTCCATTCAAGTTAAGCATGAAATTGAAGATTGTTCCAGTTTCCTTACCACTTACGGGACATAA